In Fragaria vesca subsp. vesca unplaced genomic scaffold, FraVesHawaii_1.0 scf0513160_u, whole genome shotgun sequence, a single window of DNA contains:
- the LOC101292083 gene encoding uncharacterized protein LOC101292083: protein MSGVSVAVAPRSEPDKTTTAGPKHQEKPQRLLHQQQQQPAVGGVMGSLRVIELQLVAFIMVFSASGLVPLLDLIFPAFASAYLLVLSRLAFPSHGHVSSGSQEIFQGSKFFRLYVIAGTTVGLFLPLAYVLGGFARGDEHAVRSATPHLFLLSFQILTENVISGLSLFSPPVRALVPLLYTVRRIFVILDWVNDVWLNKTLPANAHVKDVAWFWFGRTLAVANFSYFALNLFGFLIPRFLPRAFEKYIREGDEVHSKTAEDKRSAALNKSESAPADKKAD, encoded by the exons ATGTCTGGCGTATCGGTCGCTGTGGCTCCTAGGTCGGAGCCTGATAAAACCACAACTGCTGGACCAAAACACCAAGAAAAGCCGCAACGCCTACTGcaccaacagcagcagcagccggCTGTAGGAGGTGTCATGGGGTCATTGCGCGTAATCGAGCTCCAGCTTGTGGCATTCATCATGGTGTTCTCAGCCAGTGGCCTTGTCCCGCTCCTTGATTTGATATTCCCAGCTTTCGCCTCTGCCTATCTCTTAGTTTTGTCACGCTTGGCCTTCCCATCACATGGTCACGTCTCTTCTGGCTCGCAGGAGATTTTCCAAGGAAGCAAATTCTTCAGGCTGTATGTGATTGCGGGAACTACGGTTGGACTGTTCTTGCCTCTGGCTTATGTGTTGGGTGGTTTTGCAAGGGGTGATGAGCACGCTGTGCGCTCAGCAACACCTCACTTGTTCTTGCTCTCCTTTCAGATTCTGACTGAAAATGTCATAAGCGGTTTGTCACTATTTTCGCCACCAGTTAGAGCGCTTGTTCCGTTGCTATACACAGTTAGGAGAATCTTCGTCATCCTTGATTGGGTGAATGATGTCTGGCTTAACAAGACTCTTCCTGCAAATGCACATGTCAAG GATGTTGCATGGTTTTGGTTTGGGAGGACGTTGGCTGTGGCCAACTTCTCATATTTCGCTCTCAATCTGTTCGGGTTTTTGATTCCTCGGTTTCTTCCAAGGGCCTTTGAGAAGTACATCCGGGAGGGGGATGAAGTTCATTCCAAGACTGCAGAGGACAAGCGCTCAGCAGCACTAAATAAATCGGAATCAGCTCCGGCAGATAAGAAGGCTGACTGA